The nucleotide sequence GCCCGCGTCATGAGGGAGAGGCGCGCGAGGAAGGCGGCGGGCGTCGGCCGCGAGGAAGAAGAGGACAtccttgacgtgcttctggacggcggcggcggtgcgccTATGGACATCCCGACCATCCGTGCCGTGATAAGGGACCTCATCGGGGCCGGTAGCGAGACCTCCGCGTCGACGCTGCAGTGGGCCATGGCGGAGCTGATGCGGAACCCGGCGGCGCTCAGGAGGGCGCAGGCGGAGGTGCGCGGCGCGCGAGCCGGGCAGAGCCGTGTCGGGGAGGAGTCCATGCATGAGCTGCCGTACTTGCGGAGGGTGATCAAGGAGACGCTCCGGCTGCACGCGGTGGGGCCGCTGCTCCTCCCGCGGGAGTGCCGCGAGCccagccgtgtcctcggttatgacGTGCCGCAGGGCGCAATGGTGCTGGTCAACGCGTGGGCCATCGGCCGGGACGAGGCGAGCTGGGGCCCGGACGCCGAGGAGTTCCGGCCGGAGAGGTTCGAGGAGGGGGCCGCCGCGGCGGTGGACTTCCGGGGTGCGGACTTTGAGCTCGTGCCGTTCGGCGCGGGGCGGAGGATTTGCCCCGGGATTACGTTCGGGCTCGCCATCATAGAGCTCGCGTTGGCGAGCCTCCTCTTCCATTTCGACTGGGAGCTCCCTGGGGGCACGGATGAGCTGGACATGGCGGAGGCGTTCGGGATCAcggcgaagaggaagagcgaCCTGTGGCTGCATGCCACCGTCATCGTGCCACCTAAataagggccagttcttttgaGCTATCCCGTCGAAATAAGCTCCGGGTAAGCTTGCTTAAAAAGAAGCTCCAAATAATAAGCTAGTCAATTCTTTTCAGTGCCTATTTTTATCTTATTATCCGTGGTATGATCAATCAAAAGTCTATAATACCCTTGTACTATATTGTTGTTCTGATTAAATGATATTGTGTTATTTTTTTCAGCATTTTGCTGCATGCAACTAAGAACATGAATTCGACTTCAAAACACCAAAGTATGTTATAATCAAACATAAGGAAGATAATTGTCTCACATACGAATATCATACATGCATCATGGTCTCACGTACGAGTACTTGAGAAGAACACATGAATACTAGAAAAGATCTTCAAATTATTACATGATTCTCCCATCAATATTTCTTCTAATTGAAATACTATATGGTAGCATACACACAAGCCATCAAGCCATCAATGTTTCTTCTATGCAAATGAAATGGTAGCAATCAGAGGGCAACAATCCTGTACCAGGCACAATCAGCACATCTATATCAAAATTAGTTCTACCATATATAAGCAACAGCTCATAGCAAATCAGTATGAAAACGTTATACATTAGCAGCCGCTCATAGCAAATCTAGATGAAAAATTTGGAATAAAAAACATAGGAGCTGCTCATGGTCACGGCCACCGACTGGGATGGGGAcggggtgaaggaaatatgccctagaggcaataataaagttattatttatatttcctcatatcatgataaatgtttattattcatgctagaattgtattaaccggaaacttgatacatgtgtgactacatagacaaacagagtgtccctagtatgcctctacttgactagctcgttaatcaaagatggttaagtttcctagccatagacatgtgttgtcatttgatgaacgggatcgcatcattagagaatgatgtgatggacaagaccaatctgttagcttagcactatgatcgtttagtttgttgctattgctttcttcattacttatacatgttcttctgactatgagattatgcaactcccgaataccgaaggaacacttagtgtgctatcaaacgtcacaacgtaactgggtgattataaagatgctctacaggtgtctctgatggtgtttgttgagttgacatagatcgagattaggatttttcacttcgattgtcggagaggtatctctgggccctctcggtaatgctcatcactataagccttgcaagcaatgtgactaaagagttagttacgggatgatgcattacggaacgagtaaagagacttgccggtaacgagattgaactaggtatgaggataacgacgatcgaatctcgggcaagtaacataccgatgacaaagggaacaacatatgttattatgcggtttgaccgataaagatctttgtagaatatgtaggagccaatatgagcatctaggttccgctattggttattgatcggagatatgtctcggtcatgtctatatagttctcgaacttgtagggtccgcacgcttaacgttcgatgacgatttgtattatgagttatgtgatttgatgtaccgaaggttgtttggagtcccggatgagatcacagacatgaataggagtctcgaaatggtcgagacgtaaagattaaTATactggaaggctatattcggacatcggaaaggttccaagtgattcgggtattttttggagtaccggagagttacaggaattcgtCGGGGGAAGTAGTGgaccttaatgggccatacggaaaaggagagaagggcctcaagggatGGTCGCCCTCCatggcaagtccgaattggactagggagggggcggcgccccccttctctatccttctccctctcctactccttccctctctcccctcttggaaaaggaaggggactccaactaggataggattgggaatcctacttggactccccctataggcgcgcccctcctaggccggcctcctcttcccccctcctttatatacgtgggcagggggcaccccaaagacacaccaaagtttctcttagccgtgcgcggtgcccgcctccacagaaacacacctcagtcatatcgtcgtagtgcttaggcgaagccctgcgtcggtaacttcatcatcaccatcaccacgtcgtcgtgctgacaaaactctccctcggcctcagctggatctcaagagttcgagggacgtcaccgagctgaacgtgtgcagatcgcggaggtgtcgtacgttcggtacttgattggttggatcgcgaagacgctcggctacatcaaccacgttgcataacgcttccgctttcggtctgcgagggtacgtagaaacactctcccctctcgttgctatgcatctcctagatagatcttgcgtgaccgtaggaaatttttg is from Triticum urartu cultivar G1812 unplaced genomic scaffold, Tu2.1 TuUngrouped_contig_5272, whole genome shotgun sequence and encodes:
- the LOC125528998 gene encoding desmethyl-deoxy-podophyllotoxin synthase-like (The sequence of the model RefSeq protein was modified relative to this genomic sequence to represent the inferred CDS: added 678 bases not found in genome assembly) encodes the protein MPLNPPPGPWQLPVIGSMHHLVGALPHHAMRDLALRHGPLMLLRMGELPVVVASSAAAAKEVMKTHDAAFATRPRTNTTASLTADGLGIALAPHGEHWRAVRKLCVTELLSAPRVRTFRGTREAEAAVLVASVAAEAASGAAVNVSSLVATYVADAAVRAVVGDRIADRDAFLACLDEAVRVAAGFSLADMFPSSRLARALSGTARRVEAVFGEMSRLMDAVIKEKRARKAAGVGREEEEDILDVLLDGGGGAPMDIPTIRAVIRDLIGAGSETSASTLQWAMAELMRNPAALRRAQAEVRGARAGQSRVGEESMHELPYLRRVIKETLRLHAVGPLLLPRECREPSRVLGYDVPQGAMVLVNAWAIGRDEASWGPDAEEFRPERFEEGAAAAVDFRGADFELVPFGAGRRICPGITFGLAIIELALASLLFHFDWELPGGTDELDMAEAFGITAKRKSDLWLHATVIVPPK